One segment of Daphnia magna isolate NIES linkage group LG2, ASM2063170v1.1, whole genome shotgun sequence DNA contains the following:
- the LOC116917661 gene encoding pregnancy zone protein has translation MKPFFGAASSLFVLLLLDSTAAQQSAPTQPTRINFQDTSRDNNQRPNLFNNNIDPFSRRPFGVGDNANAIFEEPTYFIVASRIIRPSQIYRVAVSILSSPITLSVRASILRNGVDIGSATQECKPGIPETLLIKIPSTTVPGQYRLRVEGNTDRALGGTAFLNETILDFSQRSMTIFIQTEKPVYHQSQIVRFRTIPINTELRAFDDAVDVYMIDPRGFVVRRWLSRQSNFGAVSLDYALSDQPTFGEWTIRVTAQGQTEEEHFHVEEYYQTRFEVNVTMPAFYFDSDDFIHGTVMANYTSGAPVRGNLTLKATFKPLRLNTLNLDRPGSIRESVVERNLTFKEVRGGWFTPHTHEGSEVLKDFRGFYTFKYPMAELQRMVPKLDGVELRITAIVGDRYREDYVEGFSTARIYNSSLKLNFLGGSPQVIKPAMPFTCFLAVSFHDGSILPAERFRYDRLEIRPVVQFRSSASRTLEAREAKALPEQPGIWEFTIDLRSELAQSTGSNVGTGDKRVKDLVNEISALKLTANYKDGYGERASAELLALTHYSIGDKHIKVLTSTRSPRVGEYLILHVRTNFYAETFNYIVVSKGIVLLTGSHGSSPSVTTLSIPLSAEMAPVATVVIYHVAKYGEVVADSLTFPVNGISRNNFTLTLNPMKDKTGDTVEVVVLGDPGAYVGISAIDKGFFNMQAGNELSYAEVITKMTSFDESLNGTLRHYWTSREGDAETVVNYPASTFGIDANRTFEYASLVVFTDANVIRRPDSCNITLGLLACMSGSCYRSDRRCDGQYDCEDRSDEAGCPSNQRQELAQYRLKRINRLLRMYENSWLWKDINIGPHGHSIFSVQIPEIPTHWVVSAFSVSPKNGFGLVRSAREFAGYRPFYMNVEMPTHCRQGEQVGIRITLFNYATIEADVVVTLMDSPDYKFVHVEEFGEVKSYEARTSRGEKQHLTWIPAQGSQVVYIPIVPTKLGDIEVTIQAKSLIRKDQVVRRITVEADGVPQFRHTSVMLDLSNRAWFLQYVYVNVTETPIIPYEKDRYYVFGSNRARVSVVGDVVGPAFPNMPVNATSLLSLPMDCAEQNMFSFAANLYTVKYMRLTTQRKREIDRQAFYHLNIAYQRQLSFQHRDGAFSYFRADWDYSSKSVWLTAFCARILAEANFNEWENYLYIDPGVIAKAVDWMIQFQSPEGAFYEVAPRFADRKMNSSTSWGFNDPIRHRNISLTAHVVIALTTIRDLPGELGPRVAVSRSRAISWLDRNLNLLDRAGDPYEVAIVAYAMMLAKSTSAEAAFGLLRRHAREDGGYIYWGREPVPLPAQRLENQRPFLLPRLPNPFDATNVETTAYALLTYVGRQELFVEPIVKWLNTHRLTDGGWASTQDTIIATQALIEYTVRHRIREVTSLTLHVEATSNPQLQRTMYITENNLATPQFMDIPNAWGTVKIQARGAGYAIAQLSLQYNVDVNRFVTPPAVKAFSVLPRLSFSGRNNSHITYDICSSWTNQRESNQSGMAVLDVAIPTGYYMQQQVLDEYILSRRVRNLRRAKFLDHKVVFYFDALDGDQTCVKFTFERWHPVANMTRYLPVRVYDYYAPERFNETVVETYELYVMDICQVCGSYQCTYCPTYNHAPKGLMTSPFVMIATLISLLLTAANQR, from the exons ATGAAGCCTTTCTTCGGTGCCGCATcgtccctttttgttttacttttgcTGGATTCGACAGCCGCCCAACAGAGCGCTCCGACGCAACCGACTCGTATCAATTTTCAGGATACCAGCAGAGACAACAATCAAAGGCCAAATCTGTTTAATAACAATATTGACCCGTTCTCCCGCCGGCCTTTTGGCGTTGGGGACAACGCAAACGCTATCTTTGAAGAACC gacTTATTTTATTGTGGCCAGCCGGATCATCCGTCCAAGTCAAATTTATCGCGTGGCCGTCTCCATTTTGAGTTCACCCATTACTCTTTCAGTCCGTGCCTCTATTTTACGTAACGGCGTCGACATTGGCTCGGCCACGCAAGAATGCAAGCCGGGCATTCCGGAAACTCTTCTCATTAAA ATACCAAGCACAACGGTTCCAGGCCAATACCGTCTCCGTGTTGAAGGCAACACTGATCGAGCCCTGGGCGGTACCGCTTTCCTCAATGAGACTATTCTCGATTTTTCTCAGCGTTCCATGACGATTTTCATCCAAACTGAAAAACCAGTATACCACCAAAGCCAAATCG TGAGGTTCAGGACGATACCAATCAACACCGAGTTGCGTGCATTCGACGATGCCGTCGATGTGTACATGATTGATCCCCGAGGGTTCGTCGTACGCCGTTGGCTCTCCAGACAG TCCAACTTTGGTGCCGTCAGCCTGGACTACGCCCTGTCTGACCAGCCCACGTTTGGTGAGTGGACGATCCGCGTGACGGCCCAGGGTCAGACCGAGGAGGAACATTTCCACGTCGAGGAATACTATCAAACTCGATTTGAGGTCAACGTGACGATGCCAGCCTTTTATTTCGATTCCGACGATTTTATCCATGGCACTGTTATGGCCAATTATACGAGTGGCGCACCTGTCAGAGGCAATTTAACCCTTAAGGCCACATTCAAACCACTGCGACTCAACACTTTGAATCTGGATAGACCCGGTTCAATTCGCGAGTCTGTCGTTGAACGAAATCTTACGTTTAAAGAAGTGCGCGGTGGCTGGTTTACGCCCCACACCCACGAGGGATCAGAAGTTCTCAAAGAc TTTCGAGGCTTTTATACATTCAAATACCCTATGGCTGAATTGCAACGAATGGTTCCCAAGCTTGATGGAGTTGAGCTGCGAATTACGGCCATCGTGGGTGATCGCTACCGTGAAGATTACGTAGAAGGCTTCTCGACGGCTCGCATTTATAATTCGTCTCTGAAACTGAACTTTCTTGGCGGAAGCCCGCAAGTCATCAAGCCGGCCATGCCTTTCACTTGTTTC ttgGCTGTGTCGTTCCACGACGGATCGATTTTACCAGCGGAGCGGTTTAGATACGACCGATTAGAGATCCGGCCCGTAGTGCAGTTCCGCTCGAGCGCTTCCCGCACGCTAGAAGCCCGAGAGGCTAAAGCTTTGCCAGAACAGCCGGGCATTTGGGAGTTTACGATTGATTTACGCTCCGAGCTTGCTCAGAGCACTGGGAGCAATGTCGGGACGGGCGATAAACGCGTCAAAGATTTAGTGAATGAGATCAGTGCTCTTAAACTAACTGCTAACTATAAAGACGGATACGGAGAGCGGGCCTCTGCCGAATTACTGGCCCTTACTCACTATTCAATTGGCGACAAACATATCAAAGTTCTTACATCTACCAGAAGCCCAAGA GTGGGTGAATACCTCATCTTGCACGTGAGGACCAACTTTTACGCAGAGACTTTCAATTACATTGTCGTATCCAAGGGTATTGTTCTTTTGACGGGCTCTCATGGCAGTTCTCCAAGTGTTACAACATTGTCCATCCCTCTGAGCGCCGAAATGGCTCCGGTTGCTACGGTGGTTATCTATCACGTGGCCAAGTACGGTGAGGTGGTCGCCGACAGTCTTACTTTCCCTGTTAACGGAATTTCCCGTAACAATTTCACGCTGACCCTCAATCCGATGAAAGACAAAACCGGTGACACTGTCGAAGTAGTCGTCCTTGGTGATCCTGGTGCATACGTTGGGATTTCCGCCATCGATAAAGGATTTTTCAACATGCAG GCTGGAAACGAACTGAGTTACGCAGAAGTCATTACGAAAATGACGTCATTTGATGAATCTCTTAACGGAACATTGAGGCATTACTGGACGTCCCGCGAAGGTGATGCTGAGACGGTGGTTAATTATCCGGCTTCGACCTTTGGCATTGATGCTAATCGTACATTCGAATATGCTTCTTTGGTCGTCTTCACCGATGCCAACGTTATTCGACGACCGGATTCTTGTAACATCACACTCGGCCTTTTGGCTTGCATGTCTGGATCTTGTTACCGATCCGACCGTCGTTGCGACGGCCAGTACGATTGCGAAGATAGATCTGACGAAGCAGGATGTCCATCAAATCAACGTCAAGAGTTGGCTCAGTACCGTTTGAAGCGGATCAACCGTTTGCTTCGCATGTACGAGAATTCGTGGCTTTGGAAGGACATCAACATTGGACCGCATGGCCATTCCATCTTTAGCGTTCAGATCCCCGAAATTCCAACTCATTGGGTGGTTTCCGCTTTTTCCGTCAGTCCTAAAAACGGTTTCGGTCTCGTCCGTTCAGCCCGCGAATTTGCTGGATATCGGCCGTTCTATATGAACGTTGAAATGCCAACTCATTGTCGTCAAGGAGAGCAAGTGGGTATCAGGATTACGCTCTTTAATTACGCCACTATCGAAGCTGACGTGGTTGTCACCCTGATGGATTCACCCGACTACAAATTCGTTCACGTCGAAGAGTTTGGTGAAGTCAAATCTTACGAAGCCCGTACGTCCCGTGGTGAAAAACAACATCTCACATGGATACCTGCCCAAGGTTCACAG GTGGTTTATATTCCCATCGTTCCGACGAAACTCGGCGATATCGAAGTGACAATCCAAGCGAAATCGTTGATTCGCAAAGATCAAGTTGTCCGTCGAATCACGGTAGAAGCTGACGGTGTACCACAATTCCGTCATACTTCCGTCATGCTGGACTTGAGCAACCGTGCCTGGTTCTTGCAATATGTCTACGTCAACGTGACTGAGACGCCAATCATCCCGTACGAGAAGGATCGTTACTACGTATTTGGCTCTAACCGAGCCAGAGTTTCGGTGGTCGGTGACGTTGTTGGCCCGGCTTTTCCAAACATGCCCGTCAATGCTACATCCCTATTGTCACTGCCAATGGATTGTGCTGAACAGAACATGTTCAGCTTCGCCGCAAACCTTTACACCGTAAAGTACATGCGTTTAACTACCCAAAGGAAACGTGAAATCGATCGTCAG GCGTTTTACCATCTGAATATCGCGTATCAACGTCAGTTGTCGTTCCAGCATAGAGACGGCGCGTTTTCGTATTTCCGAGCTGATTGGGATTATTCGTCTAAATCTGTCTGGTTGACAGCATTTTGTGCTCGTATCCTGGCCGAAGCCAATTTTAACGAATGGGAGAATTACTTGTACATCGATCCAGGTGTCATTGCAAAGGCGGTTGATTGGATGATTCAATTTCAGTCACCCGAAGGTGCGTTCTATGAAGTGGCGCCTCGTTTTGCCGATCGTAAAATGAACAGTTCAACTTCGTGGGGCTTCAACGATCCTATTCGCCATCGCAACATTTCTCTAACGGCTCATGTCGTCATCGCCTTAACGACCATTCGCGATTTGCCCGGCGAGTTAGGCCCGAGAGTTGCGGTCTCTCGTTCTCGGGCCATTTCTTGGCTCGATCGTAATCTCAACTTACTGGATCGCGCTGGTGATCCGTACGAAGTGGCCATTGTAGCCTACGCCATGATGTTGGCCAAGAGTACGTCGGCGGAAGCGGCTTTTGGCCTTTTGCGTCGACATGCTCGCGAAGACGGTGGTTACATTTATTGGGGCCGTGAACCCGTTCCCTTACCTGCGCAAAGGCTTGAAAATCAAAGGCCTTTCCTTCTTCCTCGATTGCCTAATCCGTTTGACGCTACCAATGTCGAAACCACAGCTTATGCTTTGCTGACGTATGTTGGGCGTCAAGAGCTTTTCGTTGAACCCATCGTCAAATGGCTCAATACGCACAGGTTGACTGACGGGGGTTGGGCTTCCACTCAAGATACGATCATCGCTACTCAG GCTTTGATTGAGTATACGGTACGTCACCGAATCCGTGAAGTGACATCGTTGACTCTCCATGTGGAGGCGACATCCAATCCGCAGTTGCAACGAACCATGTACATTACGGAGAATAATTTGGCGACGCCGCAGTTTATGGACATACCCAACGCTTGGGGTACGGTGAAAATTCAGGCCCGCGGAGCTGGTTACGCCATTGCCCAGCTCTCTTTGCAATACAACGTGGACGTCAATCGCTTCGTGACGCCTCCAGCCGTGAAGGCATTCTCTGtgttgcctcgattaagtttCTCAGGTCGCAATAATTCGCACATTACTTACGACATCTGCTCTAGCTGGACTAATCAGCGGGAGTCGAACCAATCTGGTATGGCCGTGTTAGACGTTGCCATTCCTACTGGCTATTACATGCAGCAGCAGGTGCTGGACGAGTACATTTTGTCGAGACGAGTACGTAATCTCAGACGGGCCAAATTCCTTGACCACAAAGTGGTTTTCTACTTTGACGCGTTAGACGGCGACCAAACTTGTGTCAAATTTACATTTGAACGCTGGCATCCCGTTGCCAATATGACCCGTTATTTGCCCGTTCGCGTCTATGATTACTACGCTCCCGAGCGGTTCAACGAAACGGTCGTAGAAACGTATGAACTTTATGTCATGGATATTTGTCAGGTATGTGGTAGCTATCAGTGCACTTATTGTCCCACCTACAATCACGCCCCCAAAGGTTTAATGACTTCACCGTTTGTAATGATTGCCACCCTAATCTCTCTCCTCTTGACGGCTGCAAATCAACGATGA